One Mangrovimonas cancribranchiae DNA segment encodes these proteins:
- a CDS encoding TonB-dependent receptor, producing MKKLLYILFVLPVVMVSQENVSGKILEIDNQGNEIPLPGANVYWLNTSIGDVTDFEGNFSITYETEYKDLVVSFVGYKTDTISVNDSNKPIKHFLKATSELDEVEIVSRKKATSKSYLQAQNVMNVSSEELLKAACCNLSESFETNPSIDVNFADAVSGTKQIKMLGLTSPYILIATENIPSVRGASQAYGLTFTPGTWVESIQITKGAGSVVNGYESIAGQINAELQKPTKDDKLFVNLYGASNERLELNTHFNAKLSDKWSTGLYLHGNMHQKEHDVNHDNFLDMPLYHQINVMNRWQYTDTENGFVGFFNFRYLTDEKQTGELDFNPNTDKLTTNAWGSEIDTQRFDFSGKLGYVNPELPWRSVGVQFAVSNHQQDSYFGLREYNIEHNSIYSNVMYNSIISDSRHKIKTGVSFTYDHYDELVELNTFERIDNSIGAFFEYNFDNLDKLNLTAGIRVDNHNKLGFFVTPRLHARYTPWEKSAFRASFGRGKRSANIFAENQSLFATSRAINVIGSNGGEIYGLDPEIAWNYGVSFLQGFNLFERKADVSVDFYRTDFQNQVVADWENPQEISFYNLEDDSYANSFQTEINYNMFKRFDVRLAYKYYDVKTKYLTGKKPRPLTPKHRFFANAGYETYRKENGAQWKFDATYNWLGEQRFSSTITNPVQYQLPEKTPTVGTLNAQITKVFSSKFEVYLGGENITNVRQDNPIMGAEDPFGANFDTTYVYGPIFGSMYYAGLRFRIK from the coding sequence ATGAAAAAACTATTATATATACTATTTGTTTTACCTGTAGTAATGGTTTCGCAAGAAAATGTAAGTGGAAAAATCTTGGAAATAGACAACCAAGGGAACGAAATACCACTTCCAGGCGCCAATGTGTATTGGTTAAATACAAGTATTGGTGATGTAACCGATTTTGAGGGTAACTTTTCTATTACTTATGAAACAGAGTACAAAGACTTAGTCGTTAGTTTTGTTGGCTATAAAACCGATACCATTTCGGTAAATGACTCCAATAAGCCTATAAAACACTTTTTAAAAGCGACAAGCGAGTTAGATGAAGTTGAAATAGTCTCTCGTAAAAAAGCTACTTCAAAATCTTATTTACAAGCCCAAAATGTGATGAATGTAAGTAGCGAAGAACTTTTAAAAGCAGCCTGCTGCAATTTATCTGAAAGCTTTGAAACCAACCCGTCAATCGATGTTAATTTCGCCGATGCCGTTTCAGGTACCAAACAAATAAAAATGTTGGGGCTTACAAGTCCATATATTTTAATTGCTACAGAGAATATTCCTTCGGTTCGAGGTGCTTCGCAAGCCTATGGGTTAACGTTTACACCTGGAACTTGGGTAGAAAGTATTCAAATTACCAAAGGTGCTGGAAGTGTGGTTAATGGTTACGAAAGTATTGCAGGGCAAATTAATGCCGAACTTCAAAAGCCAACAAAAGACGACAAGTTATTTGTAAACCTTTATGGTGCAAGCAATGAACGTTTGGAGTTAAACACACATTTTAATGCTAAGTTAAGCGATAAGTGGAGCACGGGTTTGTATTTACACGGAAATATGCATCAAAAAGAACACGATGTTAATCATGATAACTTTTTGGATATGCCACTTTACCATCAAATAAACGTGATGAATCGTTGGCAATATACCGATACCGAAAACGGCTTTGTAGGCTTTTTCAACTTTAGATATTTAACCGATGAAAAACAAACAGGCGAATTGGATTTCAATCCAAACACCGATAAACTAACTACCAACGCTTGGGGAAGCGAAATAGATACGCAACGTTTCGATTTTTCTGGAAAGCTAGGATATGTTAACCCAGAGTTACCTTGGCGAAGTGTAGGTGTGCAGTTTGCAGTAAGCAATCATCAACAAGATTCGTATTTTGGGTTGCGAGAGTACAATATTGAGCATAATAGTATTTACTCTAACGTAATGTATAACTCCATAATCAGCGATTCGCGACATAAAATAAAAACTGGTGTTAGCTTTACTTACGACCATTATGATGAGCTTGTTGAGTTAAATACTTTTGAGCGTATAGATAATTCGATTGGTGCTTTTTTCGAGTATAATTTTGATAATTTAGACAAACTAAATCTAACCGCTGGCATACGTGTAGACAATCATAATAAACTAGGCTTTTTTGTTACCCCAAGATTGCACGCACGTTACACACCTTGGGAAAAATCGGCGTTTCGAGCATCGTTTGGTCGTGGAAAACGTTCGGCTAATATTTTTGCAGAAAATCAAAGCCTATTTGCAACCTCAAGAGCTATTAATGTTATAGGTTCAAATGGTGGCGAGATTTATGGGTTGGATCCTGAAATTGCGTGGAATTATGGCGTATCATTTTTACAAGGCTTTAATCTCTTTGAAAGAAAAGCCGATGTTAGTGTTGATTTTTACCGTACCGATTTTCAAAACCAAGTCGTTGCCGATTGGGAAAATCCGCAAGAAATCAGTTTTTACAATTTAGAGGATGATAGTTATGCTAATAGTTTTCAAACAGAAATAAATTATAATATGTTTAAACGTTTTGATGTGCGTTTGGCATATAAATATTACGACGTAAAGACTAAGTATTTAACCGGAAAAAAACCAAGACCATTAACACCAAAACATCGCTTTTTTGCCAATGCAGGTTATGAAACTTACAGAAAAGAAAATGGTGCACAATGGAAATTTGATGCAACTTATAATTGGTTAGGGGAACAGCGGTTTTCATCAACAATTACTAATCCAGTGCAATATCAATTACCAGAAAAAACACCAACAGTAGGTACCTTAAATGCACAGATAACCAAAGTGTTTTCTTCTAAATTTGAAGTATATTTAGGAGGTGAAAACATTACTAATGTACGTCAAGATAACCCAATTATGGGAGCGGAAGATCCGTTTGGAGCGAATTTTGATACTACTTATGTGTACGGACCAATTTTTGGTAGTATGTATTACGCAGGATTGCGATTCAGAATTAAATAA
- a CDS encoding alpha-L-fucosidase, whose protein sequence is MKFKSILYTLLLSAFFYNCKEERQSQNEGGTPRFVAHWDSLAAYNEAPKWFKEGKFGIYAHWGVLSVPAYANDWYPRNMHIEGTNENKHQVKTYGDFSKFGYHDFVPMFNAKKFNPEAWADLFKKSGAKFAGIVAEHHDGWSNWDSDINPWNAMDKGPKRDIVGELGKAIHKNNMKFVTSFHKARNLQIFQNDSTKWLDDTSYFPYNPKMPTSSEDSLLRIMYGNIPKEQFYKNWLGELKEVINKYHPDLIYFDSKLDKIPNQYKCEFAAYYINESLARGQEVVITHKEGELPKTVSLEDFEKGRANKIKDEYWLTDETVTKGSWSYVENLTYKTANDIIDVLVDIVSKNGALMLNVSPMANGTIPQEQQDILLEVGEWLNTNGEAIYASHPWQVFGEGPTKQEKSGMFLDWLTYTSGDVRYTQKDGVIYAIVMGVPEQDNIILSAFSKENLKESIASIAILGTNENIEFSLKEDGLHLKTPTQKVDDKAFVYKIELQK, encoded by the coding sequence GTGAAGTTTAAATCAATATTATATACATTACTACTTTCTGCTTTTTTTTACAATTGTAAAGAAGAGAGACAGTCGCAAAACGAGGGAGGAACACCTCGTTTTGTGGCCCATTGGGATTCCTTAGCGGCATATAACGAAGCGCCAAAATGGTTTAAAGAAGGTAAGTTTGGTATTTATGCCCATTGGGGTGTATTATCAGTGCCAGCCTATGCTAACGATTGGTACCCTAGAAATATGCATATAGAAGGTACAAATGAAAACAAACATCAAGTTAAAACCTATGGAGACTTCTCTAAATTTGGCTATCATGATTTTGTGCCTATGTTTAATGCTAAAAAATTTAATCCCGAAGCTTGGGCAGATTTATTTAAAAAATCTGGTGCTAAGTTTGCAGGCATTGTGGCCGAACATCATGACGGTTGGTCTAATTGGGATAGTGATATTAATCCTTGGAATGCTATGGATAAAGGTCCCAAAAGAGATATTGTAGGTGAGTTAGGAAAAGCCATTCATAAAAACAATATGAAGTTTGTAACGTCTTTTCATAAAGCTAGAAACTTGCAAATTTTTCAAAATGACTCTACAAAATGGTTAGATGATACGTCTTATTTTCCATATAATCCCAAAATGCCAACATCATCAGAAGATTCATTGTTAAGAATTATGTATGGAAATATTCCTAAAGAGCAATTTTATAAAAATTGGTTAGGCGAATTAAAAGAAGTTATCAATAAATATCATCCAGATCTTATTTATTTTGATAGTAAATTAGATAAGATTCCTAATCAATACAAGTGTGAGTTTGCCGCGTATTATATAAATGAATCTTTAGCAAGAGGACAAGAAGTAGTTATTACACATAAAGAAGGCGAGTTGCCTAAAACTGTTAGCTTAGAGGACTTTGAAAAAGGTCGCGCCAATAAAATTAAAGACGAATATTGGCTAACCGACGAGACGGTAACAAAAGGCAGTTGGAGTTACGTTGAAAACTTAACCTATAAAACAGCTAACGATATTATTGATGTTCTAGTTGATATTGTAAGTAAAAATGGTGCCTTGATGCTAAATGTGTCTCCCATGGCAAACGGAACAATTCCTCAAGAGCAACAAGATATTTTGCTAGAAGTTGGGGAGTGGTTAAATACAAATGGTGAAGCTATTTATGCCTCACACCCATGGCAAGTGTTTGGCGAAGGGCCAACAAAACAAGAAAAATCAGGCATGTTTTTAGATTGGCTTACGTATACATCAGGCGATGTGCGTTACACACAAAAGGATGGTGTGATTTACGCTATTGTTATGGGAGTTCCAGAGCAAGACAATATAATTTTGTCGGCTTTTTCTAAAGAAAATTTAAAAGAAAGTATTGCTTCAATTGCTATATTGGGTACAAATGAAAACATTGAGTTTTCATTAAAAGAAGATGGTTTGCATCTTAAAACACCAACCCAAAAAGTAGACGATAAAGCCTTTGTATATAAAATAGAACTTCAAAAATAA
- a CDS encoding MauE/DoxX family redox-associated membrane protein, translated as MTHTYNVTGMTCNGCKAKVEEALQNTDHIDEANADLSSGEVVITMSQHVALQTLQGALPDKYQISKKQEQNVFTSATNLEEEKSDLKQLFPLFLIFGYIIVASVLINIKSWNWSDFMLDFMGLFYIIFSFFKLLDLKGFPESFKMYDPLAKAIPAYAWMYPFIETALGIMFLMRIQVPLALIVTLIILGITTIGVTKTLLDKKAIQCACLGTALKLPMTKATFIENSIMIVMAIIMLVQMYA; from the coding sequence ATGACACATACATACAACGTTACAGGAATGACCTGTAATGGCTGTAAGGCTAAAGTAGAAGAGGCTTTACAGAACACAGATCATATTGATGAGGCAAACGCCGATTTAAGCTCTGGCGAGGTTGTGATTACAATGTCACAACACGTTGCTTTGCAAACCTTGCAAGGCGCTTTGCCTGATAAATACCAAATTTCTAAAAAGCAAGAGCAAAACGTATTTACATCAGCAACAAACCTAGAAGAAGAAAAATCTGATTTAAAACAACTTTTTCCATTGTTTTTAATCTTTGGATATATCATTGTAGCTTCAGTATTAATAAATATTAAGTCTTGGAATTGGAGCGATTTTATGCTCGATTTTATGGGCTTGTTTTATATTATTTTTAGTTTTTTCAAATTATTGGATTTAAAAGGCTTTCCTGAGAGTTTTAAAATGTACGATCCATTGGCAAAAGCTATTCCAGCTTACGCGTGGATGTATCCTTTCATTGAAACCGCTTTAGGAATTATGTTTTTAATGCGTATTCAAGTTCCGTTGGCGTTGATCGTTACCTTAATAATCTTGGGGATTACTACGATTGGCGTGACCAAAACATTGCTGGATAAAAAAGCCATTCAATGTGCGTGTTTGGGTACGGCATTAAAACTCCCTATGACCAAAGCCACCTTTATCGAAAATAGCATTATGATTGTTATGGCGATCATTATGCTTGTTCAAATGTATGCGTAA
- a CDS encoding sialate O-acetylesterase, producing MKSIIILLVCLVTCTIQAEVTLPKLFSEGMVLQQKQDIPVWGWANVDEEVTVQFKNQTQKTIANKDGRWKVVLKPEVAGGPFLLKVSGRNSIVVSDVYVGEVWVCSGQSNMEFTVKQSNNAEAEIANANYPLIRQFWIEQDVSSAPKEHLKGASWSVCSPETVGQFTAAGYFFARDIYNQLNVPIGLINTTWGGTCVETWTSNEALTSSDEFSSIIEKAPKVNVDSIMKIQRKKLINHIETLQGGKLNTLASEVIVENNFNDSTWPEMKVPELWENQNFPSLDGVLWFRKTINISKNDIGKEAVLKLAKIDDHDITYINGVKVGETAQYDADRVYNIPAGVLQEGKNVIAVKVTDYAGGGGIYGNASNVSLTVGSKTYSLAGNWKYNVVEAITRFDPNSQPSLLYNAMLNPIIPYAIKGVLWYQGEANVHRAVQYKRAFPLMVSDWRNQWQQGDFPFYFVQLSSFNEFNGNSNKGSRWAELREAQTYTLETVKNTGMCVTTDIGNATDIHPKNKQDVGKRLAAIALNKDYGNSNVFSGPKFKKMKLKKDKITLVFTDIGSGLVTKNNSELKGFEIAGADKVFFPAQAIIQNGKVEMFSNQVKAPVAVRYGWADDAGNCNLYNKEGFPAVPFRTDNWGLITKNVTYEIMTP from the coding sequence ATGAAGAGCATAATCATCTTATTAGTTTGTTTAGTAACATGTACTATTCAAGCCGAAGTTACGTTACCTAAACTGTTTTCAGAAGGTATGGTGTTGCAACAAAAGCAAGATATTCCGGTTTGGGGTTGGGCAAATGTTGATGAAGAAGTTACCGTTCAATTTAAGAATCAAACCCAAAAAACGATAGCTAATAAAGATGGCCGTTGGAAAGTTGTTTTAAAACCCGAAGTTGCTGGAGGGCCATTTTTGCTGAAAGTATCAGGACGTAATAGTATTGTGGTTTCAGACGTTTATGTAGGTGAAGTTTGGGTGTGTAGCGGGCAGTCTAATATGGAGTTTACGGTTAAGCAATCAAACAATGCCGAAGCAGAAATTGCCAATGCCAATTATCCATTAATACGTCAATTTTGGATCGAACAAGACGTATCGTCTGCACCTAAAGAGCATCTAAAAGGCGCTTCTTGGAGTGTGTGTAGTCCAGAAACCGTAGGACAGTTTACAGCTGCGGGTTATTTTTTTGCAAGAGATATTTACAACCAATTAAACGTACCTATTGGTCTAATTAATACTACTTGGGGCGGTACTTGTGTGGAAACTTGGACAAGTAATGAAGCGCTGACTTCTAGTGACGAGTTTTCTAGTATTATAGAAAAAGCACCTAAAGTAAATGTTGATTCGATTATGAAAATTCAACGTAAAAAATTAATCAATCATATTGAAACATTACAAGGAGGTAAATTAAACACGTTAGCGAGTGAAGTTATTGTAGAAAACAATTTTAATGACAGTACTTGGCCAGAGATGAAAGTACCAGAATTATGGGAGAATCAAAATTTTCCAAGTTTAGACGGTGTGCTTTGGTTTCGTAAAACCATTAACATATCAAAAAATGATATAGGAAAAGAAGCAGTCTTAAAATTGGCGAAAATAGATGATCATGATATCACCTACATTAATGGAGTAAAAGTTGGTGAAACAGCGCAATACGATGCCGATAGAGTTTATAATATACCAGCAGGTGTATTACAAGAAGGTAAAAATGTTATAGCTGTAAAAGTTACCGATTACGCTGGCGGTGGTGGTATTTATGGTAATGCTTCCAATGTTAGTTTAACTGTAGGAAGTAAAACTTATTCTTTAGCAGGAAACTGGAAATACAATGTCGTTGAAGCTATTACAAGATTCGACCCCAATAGCCAACCATCATTATTGTATAATGCCATGCTTAACCCTATCATTCCATATGCTATAAAAGGTGTTCTTTGGTATCAAGGTGAAGCAAATGTACATCGTGCTGTTCAATACAAAAGGGCTTTTCCATTAATGGTTTCCGATTGGCGTAACCAATGGCAACAAGGCGATTTTCCATTTTATTTTGTGCAATTATCTAGTTTTAATGAATTTAATGGTAATAGTAACAAAGGAAGTCGTTGGGCCGAGTTACGTGAGGCACAAACCTATACTTTAGAAACTGTAAAAAATACAGGAATGTGTGTGACTACCGATATTGGTAATGCCACCGATATTCACCCCAAGAACAAACAAGATGTAGGTAAGCGGCTTGCTGCTATAGCTCTAAATAAAGACTATGGAAATAGCAATGTGTTTTCTGGACCTAAATTTAAAAAAATGAAGCTTAAGAAGGATAAAATAACGTTAGTTTTTACCGATATAGGAAGTGGGCTAGTTACTAAAAACAATTCAGAATTAAAAGGTTTTGAAATTGCAGGTGCAGATAAAGTGTTTTTTCCAGCTCAAGCAATAATACAAAACGGTAAAGTTGAAATGTTTAGTAACCAAGTTAAAGCCCCAGTTGCGGTTAGATATGGTTGGGCAGACGATGCAGGTAACTGTAATTTGTATAATAAGGAAGGATTTCCAGCGGTTCCATTTAGAACAGATAATTGGGGATTGATAACAAAAAATGTTACTTACGAAATTATGACCCCTTAA
- a CDS encoding cellulase family glycosylhydrolase: MKAMKHILKITVVLAILVGFSACNDDDDGYADSHISVGLNELNYTSNGGERSFNVNASHSISWGVSTEADWLTISETSGVGNGEITVTAESNSSDQERNTTVKVFTYETSFDIQVTQEASISNITPDPSEMSDLTAVQLTSEMGVGWNVGNSLDAVGGETAWGNPAINQQLIDAVKAAGFNTVRIPIAWSNYIQEGDDNYAISEAGFTRVEEVVNYVLDNDMFAVINIHWDGGWMQPTYNDQAYVNDRLDKMWKQIAIYFRDYDYHLIFAGTNEVMVEGDYGTPTEEYYTVQNSFNQTFINTVRATGGRNAYRFLTVQGFNTNIDHTVNFAEIPEDTAENRMLMEVHYYDPFDYTLNVDNDDTWQWGEIATNPDATAGWGDEDWLETKFQSMYDNFVAEGIGVILGEYGASYRGEVDGAETYRAYYYEKTTQSALEHGMVPVIWDNGYPDNHQMGLFNRNDGAEYFPDIIDAITNN; this comes from the coding sequence ATGAAAGCAATGAAACACATTCTTAAAATCACGGTTGTATTAGCCATTTTGGTTGGTTTTTCAGCCTGCAATGACGATGATGATGGATATGCAGATAGTCATATTTCAGTAGGATTAAACGAACTTAATTACACCTCTAATGGTGGTGAAAGAAGTTTTAATGTCAATGCTTCTCATAGTATAAGCTGGGGCGTTAGTACCGAGGCAGATTGGTTAACTATTTCGGAAACTTCTGGTGTTGGTAATGGAGAAATTACTGTAACTGCAGAATCTAATAGTTCAGATCAAGAAAGAAACACAACCGTTAAGGTGTTTACTTATGAAACATCATTCGATATCCAAGTAACACAAGAAGCTTCAATATCAAACATTACACCAGATCCTAGTGAAATGAGTGACCTAACAGCAGTACAACTTACATCAGAAATGGGTGTAGGGTGGAATGTAGGAAATTCACTTGATGCTGTTGGAGGTGAAACTGCATGGGGAAATCCTGCCATTAATCAACAATTAATAGATGCCGTAAAAGCTGCTGGTTTTAACACCGTTAGAATACCTATTGCTTGGAGTAACTATATTCAAGAAGGCGATGATAATTATGCCATAAGCGAAGCTGGTTTTACGCGTGTAGAAGAAGTTGTTAATTACGTATTAGATAACGACATGTTTGCTGTTATTAATATCCATTGGGATGGCGGTTGGATGCAACCAACCTATAACGACCAAGCGTATGTTAATGATAGATTGGATAAAATGTGGAAGCAAATAGCAATCTATTTTAGAGATTACGATTACCATTTAATATTTGCAGGAACAAATGAAGTAATGGTTGAAGGTGATTATGGTACACCAACAGAAGAGTATTACACCGTTCAAAACAGCTTTAACCAAACGTTTATTAATACTGTAAGAGCAACAGGAGGAAGAAATGCCTATCGTTTTTTAACAGTGCAAGGCTTTAACACAAACATAGATCATACTGTTAATTTTGCCGAAATTCCAGAAGATACAGCAGAAAACCGTATGCTTATGGAAGTACATTATTACGATCCATTCGATTATACCTTAAATGTTGATAATGATGATACTTGGCAATGGGGTGAAATTGCTACCAACCCAGACGCAACAGCAGGTTGGGGTGACGAAGACTGGTTAGAAACTAAATTTCAAAGTATGTATGATAATTTCGTAGCAGAAGGTATTGGGGTTATTTTAGGTGAATATGGTGCAAGTTATAGAGGAGAGGTTGATGGAGCCGAAACATACCGCGCATATTATTACGAAAAAACAACACAGTCTGCTTTAGAGCATGGTATGGTTCCCGTAATTTGGGATAATGGCTATCCAGACAATCATCAAATGGGACTTTTTAACAGAAATGATGGTGCTGAATATTTCCCAGATATAATAGACGCTATAACAAATAATTAA
- a CDS encoding cation transporter, protein MKKILVIATFLIATVSFAQNKNAKASFEVDGVCMMCKDRIEKACIKTKGVKSANWNVQTHELRLIYNEGKTSLDDVKKNILAVGHDLKDMKATDEAYNSVHPCCKYREEEVKDDHKE, encoded by the coding sequence ATGAAAAAAATACTAGTAATAGCAACCTTTTTAATAGCAACAGTATCGTTTGCACAAAATAAAAATGCCAAAGCTTCTTTCGAGGTTGATGGTGTGTGTATGATGTGTAAAGATCGTATTGAAAAAGCGTGTATTAAAACAAAAGGCGTAAAAAGTGCTAATTGGAATGTGCAAACCCACGAGTTGCGTTTAATCTATAATGAGGGTAAAACCAGTTTAGACGATGTTAAGAAAAACATATTAGCGGTTGGTCACGACTTAAAGGATATGAAAGCAACGGACGAAGCATATAATTCCGTTCATCCTTGCTGCAAATACCGCGAAGAAGAAGTTAAGGATGATCATAAAGAGTAG
- a CDS encoding HAEPLYID family protein → MNINKILMLIVVLVSSPYAFAQISDVAKDSLYIQQVENDKEPDKVLHAEPLYIDLIRDLGARKGEREWNLGLGLTDNTEFDSYEALIEYEWAPADRLGLEVELPFTFYSPINGADINYIPSNQLNSIKIAAQWSFFVSEPMATSMAIGYINEFELSSFRDFGKPFIKGNVYNPFFVVAKRWGRNFHSLIYTGPMIGQDLSTNEFHTTYDINTSFHYMITGTRNFIGVEFNKTFDKKDFDMTMRPQMRLGIADDLMVGIIAGIPISRENERLSSFIRLIWEPKHKH, encoded by the coding sequence ATGAACATCAATAAAATACTGATGCTAATCGTTGTATTAGTATCATCACCATATGCTTTTGCTCAAATTTCAGATGTTGCAAAAGACAGTCTTTATATTCAACAAGTAGAGAACGATAAAGAACCTGATAAAGTTTTACATGCAGAACCTTTATATATTGATTTAATACGAGATCTAGGTGCTAGAAAAGGTGAAAGAGAATGGAATCTTGGATTAGGACTTACAGATAATACTGAATTTGATTCTTATGAAGCCTTAATAGAATATGAATGGGCACCAGCAGATAGACTAGGTTTAGAAGTAGAGTTGCCTTTTACTTTTTACTCACCAATAAACGGAGCAGATATAAATTATATTCCGTCAAATCAACTTAATAGTATAAAGATAGCGGCACAATGGTCGTTTTTTGTAAGTGAACCAATGGCAACATCCATGGCAATTGGTTATATTAATGAATTTGAGTTATCTAGTTTTAGAGACTTTGGTAAACCTTTTATCAAAGGAAACGTGTATAATCCGTTTTTTGTAGTAGCTAAACGTTGGGGGCGTAATTTTCACTCATTAATTTATACAGGTCCAATGATAGGACAAGACTTAAGTACAAATGAGTTCCATACAACTTATGATATTAATACGAGTTTTCATTATATGATAACAGGTACTAGAAATTTTATAGGTGTCGAATTCAATAAGACATTTGATAAAAAAGATTTTGATATGACGATGCGGCCACAAATGCGTTTGGGTATTGCCGATGATTTGATGGTGGGCATAATTGCCGGTATTCCTATAAGTAGAGAAAATGAAAGGTTAAGTTCATTTATTAGACTTATATGGGAACCAAAGCATAAGCATTAA
- a CDS encoding HYC_CC_PP family protein, translating to MFHKIFSVALAVLVLFSTVSFTVEKHFCGDTLIDISVFTKAQKCDMEAFEAEQAAITKKHCCKDTIDFVKGQDQLTIKKFEDLELNQQLFLTAFTYSYLSVFEDLSRHTIPHKYYSPPNLVADIQVRDQVFLI from the coding sequence ATGTTTCATAAAATTTTTTCAGTAGCGCTAGCTGTTTTAGTGTTGTTTTCTACAGTGTCATTTACGGTAGAAAAGCATTTTTGTGGTGACACTTTAATCGATATCTCGGTGTTTACCAAAGCGCAAAAATGCGATATGGAAGCTTTTGAGGCAGAGCAAGCTGCAATTACAAAAAAGCATTGTTGTAAAGACACGATTGATTTTGTAAAAGGTCAAGACCAATTAACTATTAAAAAGTTTGAAGACCTTGAATTGAATCAACAGCTGTTTTTAACAGCATTTACTTATTCTTATCTCAGTGTTTTTGAGGATCTATCACGACACACAATTCCTCACAAATATTATTCTCCTCCCAATTTGGTTGCCGATATACAAGTGCGCGACCAAGTTTTCTTAATTTGA